A genomic window from Schistocerca piceifrons isolate TAMUIC-IGC-003096 chromosome 10, iqSchPice1.1, whole genome shotgun sequence includes:
- the LOC124719119 gene encoding uncharacterized protein LOC124719119, with protein MEELEFPKLQPGLSSILELSGLRALSLSWSLVTGMPFDRFPGNLVSLRELTVHWCRGDPKATDGLTEQMPKLKIHGYFEEEEPDSDSDNSSSSSSSSHRESDNDESNISVLFSEDV; from the exons ATGGAAGAACTGGAGTTTCCGAAGCTGCAACCGGGTCTGAGCAGTATCCTCGAATTGTCCGGTTTGCGCGCACTGTCACTCAGCTGGTCCCTTGTTACTGGAATGCCATTTGATAGATTTCCAGGGAATCTTGTCAGTCTCAG GGAGCTGACTGTACACTGGTGCAGAGGTGATCCTAAAGCAACAGATGGGCTGACTGAGCAGATGCCCAAGCTTAAAATTCACGGCTACTTTGAAGAGGAGGAGCCAGACAGTGACAGTgataatagcagcagcagcagcagcagcagccatcgtGAGAGTGATAATGATGAAAGTAATATATCTGTTCTCTTTTCAGAGGATGTATAA